The genomic interval TATTAAAAATTATTTTAAATTGTATTATGCTGTTTTTTTGTGTTTTATATATATAAATAAATTATAATTAAAAAACTGGACTGCTTTTTGTTCTGAATTAAGAGAATTCTCAATTATAAACTTATAAACTCAAAAACATGAATTCTTCCATTAAATGTCTACTTCTTTGCATCAGTCTCTTTATTCAGGCTATTTCAGTAAATGCAAATTCCTGTCTATCTGAAAAATCATTAAACGCTGCCAAACAAAAAGCAGTGCTTGAAAACAAAATTATCATATTGGAATTTACTGCAAAATGGTGTATGCCTTGTCGGCATATGGAAAAAACAGTATTTGAAAATAGTGCTGTGAAAAAATTCTTAGAACAACATGCTGTTCTATATAAAGTCGATATTGATGAACAAAAGAAATTAAAAGAAGAATACAAAATTGAAGTCTTACCGACCACCATTCTGATGAGAGCTTCTGGCAAAATACTTTCTCGCAAAGAAGAATCTTTCAATGCTGAAAGTTTCATAGCTTGGGTAGAAGGTCATCTGGAATTAAAAACTGCAAAAGAACAAGCTGCAATTCAAAATAAAAATGATTCCATGGATGCGCTCATTACCCTTGATTTACCGCTTTTAGATGCTGAAGATTTTGAAAATCAAGAACGCGATCTTAATAGTGAAATTCCAGTTCCAGATAGCAAGTCTTTAAACACAAACAATTCAGAAAATTCTTTTTATATTCAGGCAGGTGTTTTCTCAAATAAAGAAAATGCTGAAAATTTAGCGATCAACTTAATTTCTCATTTCAAACAAGAAATTAAAATTGCTGAAGAAACAAAGGACAATAAATCTACCTTCAAAGTTAGAATCGGACAATTTGAATCCAATGATGAAGCTGAAGTATTTCTTGAATACCTACTTAAAAATAATTTTCATGGTGTTGTGAAACAAGATGGAGGCAAACTTTAAACAATACCATAAATACCTCATGCTACAATTTATATAATGAAGATTTCTATAGTTTCAGAATTTTGATTACTCGAAAATAAAATGACCGCTTCCTCTCTTCTCATTAAAAATATAGGGAAACTAATACTTGCTTCTCATACTTCTGTGCCTTTTAAGAAAGGTAAAGAGTTATCAAACCTTCCACAAATAGAACATGCTTTTTTAGAAATTGAAAATGAAAAAATAAAATCATTTGGTTCTATGGATGAGCTTCCATCTTGGAAGGGGGAAATCATGGATGCTCAGGGTGGATATATTTTACCTGCTTTTGTTGACTGTCATACACATTTAGTTTTTGCTGATTGGAGAAATCAGGAATTTGTAGACCGAATTCATGGCTTGACTTATCAGGAAATTTCATCTAAAGGAGGTGGCATATTAAATTCTGCGAAAAAATTAGCTGCCTTGTCTGAAGATGAATTATATGACCGATCTGCGCAGCGATTAACGCTCGCTATAAAAAAAGGCACTGGTGCCATTGAAATAAAAAGTGGATATGGATTAAATACTGAAAATGAACTTAAAATATTAAGGGTTATTCAACGATTAAAACAACATTTTCCAATTCCTATAAAAGCAACCTTTTTAGGGGCTCATTCTTTTCCTCTTGAATTCAGAGAAGACCATCAAGCTTATATACAGCAGATCATCCATGAAATGCTCCCTGAAATTGAAAAACATAACTTAGCAGATTATTGCGATGTTTTTTGTGAACAAAATTTCTACAGTCCGGATGAAACTGATAAGATTCTTGAAGCAGCGACAAAACATGGTTTAAAAGCTAGAATTCATACAAACCAATTTACCCATAGTGGAGGCATCGATATTGCTTTAAAACATCATGCAGTCAGTGTAGACCATCTAGAAGTTTGTAATGATGACGAAATTCAAAAATTAAAAGATACGAATACGCATCCGGTTTTATTACCTGCTGCAGCCTTTTTTATGAATCTTGAGTATCCACCTGCGCGACGTATGATCGACCAAGGACTCGGTGTGATTTTAGCGAGTGATTTTAATCCGGGCACATCTCCATCTTCAAATATGTCATTTGTATTAAGTCTGGCCTGTATTAAAATGAGAATGACACCTGAAGAAGCAATTCAGGCAATGACAATTAATGCTGCGCACAACCTTGAAATAGCCCAAGAAGTTGGCAGTATTGAATCTGGAAAAATCGCCAACCTAATCCTTACGGGACCCATCCCAGGTATTTCTTACCTTCCATATGCTTTTGGCGACTCATGGTTTACCCGGATTTTTATCAGGGGAAACCCTGATTTTTAAGCAAAAAAGCAGAGTTTTAGACGAAAATACCAGATCTTACGTTCTTAATACCGACCACCTATCCTAATCATATAATTTTTTTTTTAATATCTTTGTGGTTTAAAACTGGCTTGTGATGATTTTTAATATACTATGTAGACCCAAATTAGTTTTATACACCCTTGTACTAATTACACTTTTCAGTTCCTTGGCGAGCTCCCAAAAATGTGTTCAATTTGATATTATTGGCGGAAATGCGCCTAAAGGAGATTGTATTTGGGTGCCTGTTAAAGTCTATAAATTTGATACCGTACTTTCTGTTCAATTTGCATTAGCGTATGATCCATTAGTAATAACCCCGATGGATAAATGGACAAATCCTACGCTTGTTGGATTAGACCAAACAAATATTAATTTTGATTCGCTCCGTAAAATTGTTCGTTTTTTATGGGCGAATCCAAATGGAAATTGTGCTGGATTAAAAGACGGGGACACCTTACTGATGATAAAATTCAAATTAATCGGTGAGCCAGGAACCTGTACGCCTGTTACTTTTTTTAATCGGTCCCCTATTGTTAATGAAATCCTTGATTGCAATGCAGATGAGTATTGCTTTGAAGAAATTAATCCGGGAGATAATCAAATTTGTATTGGTCAACCTACCGATTTATGCGTCATCACTTATACGTGCGGAACCTTTACAAACACAGGCAGTATAACTATTAAACCTTTTGGTGGAATGCCCCCATATACTGTAGATAAATTAAGTCTTCCACCCACACAAACAGACATTTTAGCAAATAGTGGTGATTTAGTAGTTTACAATAATTTATTTCCTGGCAATTATCAAATTCGGGTTACAGATGCAAATTTAAAAGATACCTTGATAAACATAACTGTTGGCTTAGCAAGTCCAATTGCTGTTTTTCCAAATGGCA from Saprospiraceae bacterium carries:
- a CDS encoding thioredoxin family protein translates to MNSSIKCLLLCISLFIQAISVNANSCLSEKSLNAAKQKAVLENKIIILEFTAKWCMPCRHMEKTVFENSAVKKFLEQHAVLYKVDIDEQKKLKEEYKIEVLPTTILMRASGKILSRKEESFNAESFIAWVEGHLELKTAKEQAAIQNKNDSMDALITLDLPLLDAEDFENQERDLNSEIPVPDSKSLNTNNSENSFYIQAGVFSNKENAENLAINLISHFKQEIKIAEETKDNKSTFKVRIGQFESNDEAEVFLEYLLKNNFHGVVKQDGGKL
- a CDS encoding imidazolonepropionase, with protein sequence MTASSLLIKNIGKLILASHTSVPFKKGKELSNLPQIEHAFLEIENEKIKSFGSMDELPSWKGEIMDAQGGYILPAFVDCHTHLVFADWRNQEFVDRIHGLTYQEISSKGGGILNSAKKLAALSEDELYDRSAQRLTLAIKKGTGAIEIKSGYGLNTENELKILRVIQRLKQHFPIPIKATFLGAHSFPLEFREDHQAYIQQIIHEMLPEIEKHNLADYCDVFCEQNFYSPDETDKILEAATKHGLKARIHTNQFTHSGGIDIALKHHAVSVDHLEVCNDDEIQKLKDTNTHPVLLPAAAFFMNLEYPPARRMIDQGLGVILASDFNPGTSPSSNMSFVLSLACIKMRMTPEEAIQAMTINAAHNLEIAQEVGSIESGKIANLILTGPIPGISYLPYAFGDSWFTRIFIRGNPDF